A window of Bacillota bacterium contains these coding sequences:
- a CDS encoding ABC transporter ATP-binding protein: protein MVEVTGLTKGFSRLIAVDKVSFVAPAGEVFGLLGENGAGKTTTLRMLATLLIPDGGTATINGYDLVREPEQVRRQLGVLFNPGLYDRLTARENIAYFGKLYGVPASELSERVDGLLTRFGIEEYAHRRAGSLSRGMRQRVALARVLVHDPPVLILDEPTTALDVAGTRLVHEFISEARERGKTIILSSHNMAEVEKLCQRVAIIHRGRIALEGTLHQVKAQRDSLEDILLGLGGDRG from the coding sequence ATGGTGGAGGTAACGGGATTAACCAAGGGGTTTAGTCGCCTCATCGCGGTGGACAAGGTTAGTTTTGTCGCTCCTGCCGGTGAGGTCTTTGGCCTGTTGGGGGAAAATGGGGCCGGTAAGACCACCACTCTGCGGATGTTGGCCACTCTGCTGATCCCCGACGGGGGAACCGCTACAATCAATGGTTACGATCTGGTGCGGGAACCGGAGCAGGTGCGGAGGCAGTTGGGAGTGCTCTTTAACCCGGGACTCTATGATCGCCTGACTGCCCGGGAGAATATCGCCTATTTTGGCAAATTATACGGGGTCCCGGCCTCGGAGCTGTCGGAGCGAGTCGATGGGCTCTTAACTCGGTTTGGCATCGAGGAGTATGCCCATCGTCGAGCCGGCAGTCTCTCCCGGGGAATGCGGCAAAGGGTAGCCCTGGCCCGAGTGTTGGTTCACGATCCACCGGTTTTGATCCTCGATGAACCCACCACCGCCTTAGATGTTGCCGGGACCCGATTGGTCCATGAGTTTATCAGCGAGGCCCGAGAAAGGGGCAAGACTATTATCCTGTCCAGCCACAACATGGCGGAAGTGGAAAAGCTGTGCCAACGGGTGGCCATCATTCATCGGGGCCGCATTGCCCTGGAGGGGACTTTGCACCAAGTTAAGGCCCAGAGAGACAGCTTGGAGGATATCCTCCTGGGGCTGGGAGGTGACCGAGGGTGA